From Vulpes vulpes isolate BD-2025 chromosome 7, VulVul3, whole genome shotgun sequence, one genomic window encodes:
- the FMC1 gene encoding protein FMC1 homolog has product MAALGSPARTLRGLLRELRYLSEATGRPYRDTAAYRYLVKAFRAHRVTSEKLCRAQHELHFQAATYLCLLRSVREHVALHQEFHGKGERSVEESAGLVGLRLPQQPGGKGWEP; this is encoded by the exons ATGGCGGCCTTAGGGTCCCCGGCGCGCACTTTACGAGGCCTTCTCCGGGAATTGCGCTATTTGAGCGAGGCCACGGGCCGACCGTATCGCGACACCGCAGCCTATCGGTACCTCGTGAAGGCCTTCCGTGCACACCGG GTCACCAGTGAGAAGttgtgcagagcccaacatgagctTCATTTCCAAGCTGCCACCTATCTCTGCCTCTTACGCAGTGTTCGAGAACACGTGGCCCTTCACCAGGAATTCCATGGCAAGGGTGAGCGCTCCGTGGAGGAGTCTGCTGGCTTAGTGGGTCTCAGGTTACCCCAGCAGCCTGGAGGGAAGGGCTGGGAGCCATGA